The following proteins are encoded in a genomic region of Cyclonatronum proteinivorum:
- a CDS encoding class I adenylate-forming enzyme family protein yields MNVPFDFRPPSPFMFAAGKAGLLELRSTRESVFRMAAVIRQWYDRYSTEPGQPLQFPAGHPMTPEFIAACWHAGVPYWIEPAATLPGLTERASRLLNPLPYRWRDALNEYLDCNGDDFAAPFFSPEPDAVFSYLFTSGSSGAPKLVALRRSQMLAAFKSMVAGLLPDKLECWLLCLPLNHIGGAAVVLRSWLNGNSVVDARMASYEDILAQLSGNESLALASLVPSQLDKLLDLGGPSIVHPNFKAVLLGGGPSPNALIEEARSRAVPVMKSYGMTETCAHVISVPADALHNAPFGCSGKPNAGHEIQIRDEFGAMLPAGETGLLWVRGPQLINGYADAPAGTEAAFDAEGWFCTGDYARTDADGWVYIEMRRSDLVVSGGENINPGEVEAILRSEIAGITDIVIGGLPDARWGQKLVAWLVLEGEKPDPVALRRTLKKVMPPYMVPAEFRFPAQIPRNEMGKIQREALKNLF; encoded by the coding sequence ATGAACGTGCCCTTTGATTTCCGGCCCCCTTCCCCTTTTATGTTTGCTGCCGGAAAAGCGGGGCTACTTGAACTCCGCTCCACGCGGGAGTCGGTTTTCAGAATGGCCGCGGTTATCCGGCAGTGGTACGACCGGTACAGCACCGAGCCGGGACAGCCGCTGCAGTTTCCGGCAGGTCACCCCATGACCCCCGAATTTATCGCCGCCTGCTGGCACGCGGGCGTTCCCTATTGGATTGAGCCTGCCGCAACGTTGCCCGGACTCACGGAGCGTGCAAGCCGTTTGCTCAATCCGCTGCCCTACCGCTGGCGGGACGCCCTCAATGAGTATCTCGACTGCAACGGGGATGATTTTGCTGCGCCGTTTTTTTCACCTGAGCCCGATGCCGTTTTCAGCTACCTGTTCACCTCCGGAAGCAGCGGAGCGCCCAAGCTCGTCGCCCTGCGCCGTTCGCAGATGCTCGCAGCCTTCAAAAGCATGGTAGCGGGCCTGCTCCCAGACAAACTCGAATGCTGGCTGCTCTGTCTTCCGCTCAACCATATTGGCGGCGCAGCGGTCGTGTTGCGTTCCTGGCTGAACGGCAACTCCGTTGTTGATGCCCGTATGGCCTCCTACGAAGACATCCTCGCACAGCTTTCCGGCAATGAGTCGCTCGCGCTGGCTTCGCTCGTACCTTCTCAGCTCGACAAGCTGCTGGATCTCGGCGGCCCAAGCATAGTGCACCCCAACTTCAAAGCCGTGCTGCTTGGCGGCGGACCCTCGCCAAATGCCCTCATCGAAGAAGCCCGCTCCCGCGCCGTGCCTGTGATGAAGAGCTACGGCATGACCGAAACCTGTGCACACGTGATCAGCGTACCCGCGGATGCGCTTCACAACGCGCCTTTTGGCTGCAGCGGCAAGCCCAACGCAGGCCATGAAATCCAAATCCGGGATGAATTCGGGGCCATGCTCCCAGCCGGGGAAACCGGTCTGCTTTGGGTGCGGGGCCCGCAGCTCATTAACGGCTACGCCGACGCCCCTGCCGGCACCGAGGCCGCCTTTGATGCCGAAGGCTGGTTCTGCACCGGCGACTACGCCCGCACCGATGCCGACGGCTGGGTCTATATCGAAATGCGGCGCTCCGATCTCGTCGTAAGCGGCGGTGAAAACATCAACCCCGGAGAAGTTGAAGCCATTTTGCGCAGCGAAATTGCGGGTATCACAGACATCGTCATTGGCGGACTGCCCGATGCCCGGTGGGGACAGAAGCTTGTCGCATGGCTGGTGCTCGAAGGCGAAAAGCCCGACCCCGTGGCCCTGCGCCGCACCCTCAAAAAAGTGATGCCCCCCTACATGGTCCCCGCCGAATTCCGTTTCCCCGCCCAGATTCCCCGCAACGAAATGGGCAAAATCCAGCGCGAAGCCCTCAAAAACCTGTTCTGA
- a CDS encoding hemolysin family protein: MEPPHLLFLELSTAAAQVQAESIGKLNALDPVETGLQLLVIVLGLIFSAFFSGSEVAYFSQQNTTRFNDKERKLDRPELRVKRMLDEPRRLLATILIGNTTANIVTAVFAAVVTGKLIIAFDLPKWLVFSAEILVLTFTIVILTEITPKILALKNTYTVSRRLSGLLYVFFVILSPLARIIAKSAAKLEARIPTQQDEISSEDIKAIAEVGERQGTLKGEEREIIENVIEFSNTQVKEIMTSRVNMFAISTEATLDDVLVLIREKSISRFPLYDGDLDTITGIIHAKDILPFLLPNQESTAINWQANARKALFVPVTKKIDDLLRDFQREKTHVAIVVDEYGGTEGLITMDDILEEIIGEIHDEHSDTEELFTRTESGDYIFESRVDLDDVAQILGYDLTTDEDEYETLGGLIYHLTERIPEEGEQVTFKGLELNVHETENNRIRKIRVHVLPQEENDDTSSEGSGSD; the protein is encoded by the coding sequence TTGGAGCCTCCGCATTTACTTTTTTTAGAACTCAGCACCGCTGCAGCCCAGGTGCAAGCCGAATCCATCGGCAAACTCAATGCCCTTGATCCTGTCGAAACCGGACTGCAGTTGCTTGTGATTGTGCTGGGCCTCATTTTTTCGGCCTTCTTTTCCGGATCGGAAGTCGCTTACTTCTCCCAGCAAAACACAACACGCTTCAACGATAAAGAGCGCAAGCTCGACCGCCCGGAACTGCGCGTGAAGCGCATGCTCGATGAGCCCCGCCGCCTTCTTGCCACCATATTAATAGGTAACACTACGGCCAACATCGTGACCGCCGTCTTTGCCGCCGTTGTGACCGGTAAGCTGATCATCGCCTTCGATCTGCCCAAGTGGCTGGTTTTCTCAGCAGAAATTCTGGTGCTCACCTTCACCATCGTGATTCTCACCGAGATCACGCCCAAAATTCTGGCGCTCAAAAACACCTACACCGTATCGCGCCGTCTCAGCGGCTTGCTCTACGTTTTCTTCGTGATCCTCTCACCACTGGCCCGCATCATCGCAAAATCAGCGGCCAAGCTCGAAGCCCGCATCCCCACCCAACAGGATGAAATCAGCTCGGAAGACATCAAAGCCATTGCCGAAGTCGGTGAGCGGCAGGGCACCCTCAAAGGCGAAGAACGGGAAATCATCGAAAACGTAATCGAATTTAGCAACACGCAGGTCAAGGAAATCATGACCTCCCGCGTGAACATGTTTGCCATCTCTACCGAAGCCACCCTCGACGATGTGCTCGTGCTCATCCGCGAAAAAAGCATTTCCCGCTTTCCCCTCTACGACGGCGACCTCGATACCATCACCGGCATCATTCACGCCAAAGACATCCTGCCCTTTTTGCTGCCCAATCAGGAGAGCACGGCAATCAACTGGCAGGCCAATGCGCGCAAAGCCCTGTTTGTGCCGGTCACCAAGAAAATCGACGACCTCCTTCGCGATTTCCAGCGCGAAAAAACGCACGTTGCGATCGTCGTTGATGAGTACGGCGGCACGGAAGGGCTCATCACCATGGATGACATCCTCGAAGAAATTATCGGGGAAATCCACGACGAACACAGCGATACCGAAGAGCTGTTCACGCGCACCGAAAGCGGCGACTACATTTTTGAATCACGGGTCGATCTCGATGATGTCGCCCAGATTCTGGGCTACGATCTCACCACCGACGAAGACGAGTATGAAACCCTCGGCGGTCTGATTTACCACCTCACCGAGCGCATCCCCGAAGAAGGAGAACAGGTCACCTTCAAAGGCCTCGAGCTCAACGTTCACGAAACCGAAAACAACCGCATCCGCAAAATCAGAGTGCATGTGCTGCCTCAGGAAGAAAACGACGACACCTCCAGCGAAGGCAGCGGCTCCGATTAA
- the purB gene encoding adenylosuccinate lyase — MIERYSRPEMAEIWTDQAQFQAWLDVELAACRAWSELGHIPAEDVDALYANAGFSIDRIREIEAVTRHDVVAFTRAVSETLGPEKKWVHYGLTSTDVVDTAWGVRLKKANAILETGLTRMCDVLAAKAREHKHSVMMGRTHGIHAEPTTFGLKCALWYAEMKRNQKRFELAAADVEVGKLSGAVGTFANIPPEVEEITCRILGLKAAEISTQTLQRDRHAFYMATLATIASTLEKMAVEVRHLQKSETREAEEYFAAGQKGSSAMPHKRNPISSENITGCARVIRGYMVTAFENVPLWHERDISHSSAERIILPDATILLDYMLHRFARVMEQLVVFPDRMRANIDLTHGLVFSQRIMLKMIDKGISREQAYDTVQPIAMQAWEQQTHLKPLIQGSEAVRSYLTEAEVEDAFDLGHHMAQVDRIFSRVGL; from the coding sequence ATGATTGAAAGATACAGCCGGCCCGAGATGGCCGAAATCTGGACCGATCAGGCGCAGTTTCAGGCCTGGCTTGATGTGGAACTCGCAGCCTGCCGTGCATGGAGTGAGCTGGGGCACATTCCCGCTGAAGACGTGGACGCCCTGTACGCCAACGCCGGGTTCTCCATCGACCGCATCCGCGAAATCGAAGCCGTTACGCGCCACGATGTCGTCGCCTTCACCCGGGCTGTTTCCGAGACGCTCGGCCCCGAGAAAAAATGGGTACACTACGGCCTCACCTCCACCGATGTGGTTGATACCGCCTGGGGCGTCCGGCTCAAAAAAGCGAACGCGATTCTCGAAACCGGCCTCACGCGCATGTGCGACGTGCTCGCTGCCAAAGCCCGGGAGCACAAACACAGCGTCATGATGGGCCGCACCCACGGCATTCACGCCGAGCCCACAACCTTCGGCCTCAAATGCGCGCTCTGGTACGCCGAAATGAAGCGCAACCAAAAACGCTTCGAACTCGCTGCCGCGGATGTCGAAGTCGGAAAGCTTTCCGGCGCAGTAGGCACCTTCGCCAACATCCCGCCGGAAGTCGAAGAAATCACCTGCCGCATTCTCGGTCTCAAAGCCGCCGAAATTTCGACCCAAACCCTGCAGCGCGACCGGCACGCCTTCTACATGGCCACGTTGGCGACTATCGCCTCAACGCTCGAAAAAATGGCCGTTGAAGTGCGTCATCTTCAGAAAAGCGAAACCCGCGAAGCCGAAGAATACTTCGCTGCAGGTCAGAAAGGCTCCTCCGCCATGCCGCACAAACGCAACCCGATTTCCTCGGAAAACATCACCGGCTGCGCGCGCGTCATTCGCGGCTACATGGTCACCGCCTTCGAAAACGTGCCGCTCTGGCACGAGCGCGACATCTCGCACTCCTCCGCCGAGCGCATCATCCTGCCCGACGCCACCATCCTCCTCGACTACATGCTGCACCGCTTCGCCCGCGTGATGGAGCAGCTCGTCGTGTTCCCCGACCGCATGAGAGCCAACATTGATCTCACGCATGGCCTCGTATTCTCGCAGCGGATCATGCTCAAAATGATTGACAAAGGCATCAGTCGTGAGCAGGCCTACGACACCGTGCAGCCCATCGCCATGCAGGCCTGGGAGCAGCAAACGCACCTCAAGCCGCTCATACAGGGCAGCGAAGCCGTGCGCAGCTACCTCACCGAAGCCGAAGTAGAAGACGCCTTCGACCTCGGTCACCACATGGCGCAGGTCGACCGCATCTTTAGCCGCGTCGGACTGTAG